In Mya arenaria isolate MELC-2E11 chromosome 1, ASM2691426v1, the genomic stretch gtttgacttgaaacttgaaactcttTATTTGCTTAATCGCCTATCGCCtatttctacatataaatacatattcaatggcgttgtacaataatgaattagAGTATAATCAAAGCAATACAGcaatacagcaatacagacacaattaaaaaagtaatcaaTGAATATAATCATGAATATAAGCACACATTTCATTACATACATAGTTAAATGCATAGTATATAAATGATGtacaacatgtatatacataatgGGTGTTCACCAACGTATAAACAGACAACAGCACATCAATACATTGGTAAATAGTGAAAGGGTATACGTTTTAGAATAATGCATAATAATCTCTGGAAAGGtgagttttcaaatgtttcttcAAGATGTTCATTGACTCACTTTGTCTTAGGTTTAGAGGCAGTTCATTCCCAAGCTTAGGCCCAATATAACTAAAACCTGTTACTGAAGGTCTTTTTCTTAGTAAAAGGCACAATGTAACATCCGATGATTCCGAGGATCGTTGTGTGCGTTTTGAATCTTTAATAGACAAAAGTTAAATAAggtattgaaaaaaacatctgTACATATAAGTGAGGAATTATTTCTTGCCTTTATGGGTAACCAGTGCTGATCATATAACTCCTGTTTTGAACTATCACATCTAAAGCGGTTGAAAACAAGTTTAGCACACATATTCTGGATACTTTGTAATTTACGTTGTTCACACTGAGTGACACCATACAGAACTGATTAACAATAATTCAAGTGAGAAATTACTAATGGCAGAACAAAGACCTCAGTTGCTACTTTGATAAGAAATTTAcggatattttttatcttgaaataGTTCAACATAGCAGTTTTACACTTTCTTTTAATATGCTCATTGAAATTAAGTGTGGCATTCAGAAAAGCTCCCAAAAATCTGATATAATTCTGCAGTTTCATGTTATCACCgcatatttcaatttctttagtGTTGCACTTATTCAACTGCGGGCGACTACCAAACAATATAAATTCTGTTTTGGATGCATTCATTTTTAGTTTGCTATTGTTCATTCAGTCGTTTATGACAAATGCACAACCTTGCAGTTCTTGAATTGCAGTCCCTTCTGCCATTGCTGTTGGTTGGAAACGTACGTTCACTGTCTGGTCGTCCGCAAACCCAAACACGGAAATGGACGGAGGCACAATGTCAAATAGAGTTCCATCATAGGTCAAATAGAGCTAAGGACCTAAACAACTTCCTTGCGGGACACTACATGTCAGATGGCGCTGAGATGAAGATATTTGATTCACATTCACGCGACAGCCACATGGTCGCAGGTACGAATTCACCCATTCCAGCGCTGATACACAAATACTATACGGATCTGTCAATACGTCGACGAGCATGTCGTGGTCAACCGTGTCGAACGCCGCACTAAGGTCTATAGCTATTAGTGCCGTAGCCTCATGATTTTCCATCCGATCAAGCAAACTATTCACAGGCCGGAGTAAAGCGGACTCGCACGAGTGAAACTGTCTATAAGCAGATATGCTGTTTTAGTCTTTAAAGTGCCGCTTTAACAattaatatgacaaaaaatacaaattgcttACAGGGCAATAATTACCAAATTTAAGTTCAGGGCCAGACTTCTTAAAAGTGGTCTAACAATCGCCTGTTTTCATTTTGCTGGAAACACTCCTTGTGTCAAGGAAAGGTTCACAAGCCTAGTGATTGAAGGCAACAGCTCGTTCAGAAATGACTTTAACACGTCgaattttgatgattttgtttgtaatttatttattaggTTTCTAATTTGCTCCTCTGAAAGTTCCTCAAAACTTTCATCCGCTAGCACATTTTTCACTGCTGGGTTAAAATTGTCTTCAAAAATTCTCGTATGTTTTCGATTTCGTCCATTAAATAGTCAGCAAACTCATCAGCTAGATTGCTTCCGTCCTCCACAGTTGGCATAGGGTTCTCAGACTTGCTTCTGGTTAAGTCTTTTACAAACTGGTAGAGTTTCTTTGAATCTCCACTGGACTCGAGTACTTTCTGACTTAGAATTATCTCTTTGTCACGTCTTAAAGCACAGTGATATTTATTTAGTGCTGATTTGAAACTTTCATAGTCTTTTGGCTGGCGATATTTTCTACACAATTTCTCAGAGCTACGCATCAGTAGTTTCGTAGAATGGATATCCTCACTAAACCAGGGTTTCGGTGCTCTacagatttgttttttttctttcacgGGAGCGTGTTTGTCAAGAACTATGATAATTTTATCTTCAAATTGCTCTACACACAGATCGACAAATGTTCAACTAATGAATATCTCAGCAAGATCATTAGCAAACTTAAACTCatccatgtttttaaaattccgCAATACAACAGATTTGCTGACAAATATTTTCCTTTCTCACGAAAGAAACAGTTTTAACAGCACAATGTTATGACAGGAAAGGATGCCATTTGCGACTTCGGTGATCACTATGTCAAGACTATGACCGTGGACGAGGCTTGGGAAATTCACGTGCAGCACCCACCCAATAATGAAATGCTTAGTTCTGCTATAGCGCTACTGTCATCATGGATATGTAGGTTAAAATCACCCATTGACATGAGGTTAGAATACTTTGGAACCAAATCCTCTACAAACTTGAGAAAGTCCGACACAAACAGGTTAGGTTTTGCCAATGAATGCGGTCTATACATTCCAACACAGTGCAtggtatttatttgttttaaaaagttaccATACTGCGAACTCAAAGTTTGTGTCACACCAGCTGACACTCTACACATGTTAATACCACTTCGGCATGTCAGAGCAACAACGCCGCAAACCCTGTTTTTACGATTTGAGACGCTGGTGTTGAAtctattttgattaaaatccGAACATTCAAATTGCTGTTGGTTCTGGACCGAAAACCAGGTTTCTGTTAATATTGCAAAGTCAATATTTTCTTCGCGGAGCAATTGTACAACAAACACATCTTTCCTTATTAATGATCGGCAATTTAAAGTCATACAGATAACATTCTCTTTAACACTGCCGAGGGTGTTTTGGATACACAAGATTAGTTAGTTTCGCTCCAGATGGTTTCCTAGTCCTGGGGCGACCTGATATTTTCCTTCTAAAGTTCAATATCCCAAGACTTTTTACGCTAGTCAATGCAACCTGATCAGGTATGACCCATTATCTGAGCACTAACCGAAACCTCATCAATTGATCAACACTATACTTTGTTACTGTAAACATGTGATTCGGATTATCCATTCTGATCACTGAGATGGAGTTCACCAAAATTAGGTCACCAAGAATTcctttgttaaatattgattgtTTCAAAAGCACGAAAGCAATGATAACTACAATAATTAAACTGATCTGCATTATGGGTATATATTAATTAGACTTTCTGCAAAAATCACGTTTCTGTGAATAGTAGAAGTCACTTAATATCCAGTTTTATTGAGGGCATCAAAATAAGCAGCATAACACCGGGCGCACAACTAAAACTCAATTTAGTTACTGAGTAAAATCCAGACAAAAAGCATTCACCTTATTTAagcaaaattgatattaaaaactatttttgcattttcaagaatttaactttgatttttgacaataaaattaatgactAATTTCTGCGAACTCTTTTAGTTCCAGGATTATTTTCCAGAAACTTATTCGAGTATCAAGTCAAACCAGTTCAGGGGAGATTTTCTAGCAACTATCTTCAGGCAGAATCGTGATGGACATCTTGCGTCTACTTTCAACAGCGAGTGGCTTGGTAAGTTCGGAAGTTTTGCATTTGATGCCACCCATTCAGCAGAGCATTCATATGCCACATATCCCGTTCATTGGAGTGGTACTGATTGGGTCAGTTCTGGGTTCTCTACGatgttgatatatttgtgtaattttttaatttaatttaacacgTTTGTATAGATTTGTATGGCAATTGACGACAGTataaatgtgaagaaaataGTGATTTTGCCCAAACTACCTTATTTTACCGAACAGTTCCttagttaaaaaatgatatttaaattctAGCTATTTTTTGatcttataatattttttaatatattatagtaagacccataactctagcttAAGTAACTATTGATTTATGTCCATTTTGCcactacaaaatgtataaataaaacagacGAGGGTTGGCGTTCGATAAGAAGTGCTCCAGTTTTTAGAATcttattgaaaaacataacCTCTTCacttaatatgcaaattaatgATGTAATTAGTCGTTCACCAGTCACTATTTTTAAAGCGCTATGACAAGAGACATTGTTATTTTACTATTGTATTCGACAAGTCTGTtgaaaaagaaattcaaaattttctgatttctattttttatgtcaaaaggCGAATCCCAACCTGAATTCGAAATAGAGAAGTTTGGGATTCCTTCCCGGGGTGTGAATGACGACATTTGGGAAGCATTTGGCAACTTCTGCCGTAGTGATCAACTTAACTTCTGGAAAACAATCATACCAGCTATCTTAATCACGGACTCTGGTAAGTCTCTATTGTTCCTCTTTATGTTCTTATCTCTTTGAAATCTCGTATGAAAATCGGAATGTGGTAGTAGTGTAAAACAACAaagttgtttctttattttttgtcttaaatagTAGATTCTTGATTATGCTATGGTCAGTAGGTCAACAAGTTCAAAGCAGCTCTTAGGAGGAGCTCATCTACTTGACTTTTCttctttattgaaaaaataacggGTTTGCACACGATGGTTCCTCTACCTTATATTTGAAAAGCTATCTATAGCACAAGTGTACAATTTGAGACTAATATTTGTAGAACAAATTATATCACGAGTAAGACCGAAAATGATTAGTGTTTTTGTTCGGTGTGAATGCGTGCCAAATTGCAAGATCAAGTTGAAACTCATAGCATTGTTAGTTCAGCAGtgtgcataaaatatcaatgacaTTGAAAACACCTTTATTCCCTCTTTATTTGATCCAGCTAATTTTCGCGGTCAGATGCAACAGTGCTACCACAATGCCTGTGATAACTTGGCCAACATACTCACCAATAACAATGTGCAATTCCTCGGCAAAACTGCGGATACCATTGCCGCCACTCTAAACAAACTGTCAAGATTCTATTGAGTGTTACAACTTCAACTTCATTAACTAACCATTTTAAAACGAGCTAATGTCACAACTCTTGATGAACTGTCCAATGCTTACAATGAATGTATGACCaatagtgtttttattgtacGGGCAGTGTTAGTTTAAGCAAATGCATTTATCTGAAAACAAGCTACATAACAAAACTGTATTATATtctaattgtttcaaaatacttGTTGTTTGATTATTTCAGGCACTAGTGGAGCATCCACTGTTGGTGacttcaatttcattttgtgGCTTTCGATTGGATTTATTATGATGCTTTGAATTTAAGTATGTGAATATGCGAAAACAATCTGATTCTGTTGCATATGCCACATGTTGAATATACGAACGGAACGACGATCGGAACTTTCCTTACAGTCTGGCTTAATTTTGTAtctatttcattcaataaatatgtGTTCCTTGCCTTTATTAAATTGATACAGAACCAATCAATGTTAATCTTGCATTAAGTAAAGAAAATTAAAAGATCACGAAACGAAATACATGCACTTTGGTTATTTTGGGGTATCATTTCGACGTTTTGGCAATCGAAGTTTTGAACCTATAAACCGTGTAAAGGATTATGAGTGAAATAGGAAAGGATAGGTCATTTCGAATGCAATTCTCAGCTTAACAAATAATAGATATATTCGGGAATTTTTCCTTTAGCGTGTCATTAATTGAATCAACGTTACTATAAAAGGCATATATTCATAATTCGAACactttatttctatttctaGCGATCGTCTAAATCAATCTTAACAAATACGTCAGTTTTTATTGACAACAAAAAcgtgtaaatataaaattgttgacattgttattcacataattatatttatttgctttgaatTTTCATTAAACGTGATTACACTTTGAGTTTGATTTTCAGGCTATTTAGACGTCCTCAATTATTCTCAAACTTCAGAACTGGGCTCCACACAAATAATTCAAACACCCTATATTGTTCTGTTTAAACTCATTCTGTTTGTCCTTAAGACTCTGAAACTATCCCTAGCTCACAAACATGTCTGCCATTCTTCGAACGACCAGCGCTCCATCCCGTATTGGAACCAGAACCTGCGAATAGAATATACACACATAAGCAAGTGCCTTCAGCCGTCTGCTGTTCACTAGAGTCGAAAAGAGGCATGACTCGACCGTTACTGAAGCAAATGTTTCAATTATGAGCATGATAAGTGCTGTTGCACTACGATAACGCCGACGACACCATGGCTACGACAATACTTCGatatttttattcagaaaacaGAAGAGCTAAAAACAATCGAAGGCAAAACCTGGCACGACCTGCATATTAATTTAACATTAGTTAAAACGTACTTTACTATGAAGCATATTAAAAAGTCCTAAGTcataaatggaaaaataagtaaatacgaATAATCTCGTTTTCATAGTTGATGATGATATAATCTGTACATGTCTACCGTCAACACCATTTTCATCGCAATTACCATCATCTAATCATGTTCAA encodes the following:
- the LOC128228726 gene encoding uncharacterized protein LOC128228726 encodes the protein MNYNYSAGSQMIPQEYVQNFQDYFPETYSSIKSNQFRGDFLATIFRQNRDGHLASTFNSEWLGESQPEFEIEKFGIPSRGVNDDIWEAFGNFCRSDQLNFWKTIIPAILITDSGTSGASTVGDFNFILWLSIGFIMML